The Corvus hawaiiensis isolate bCorHaw1 chromosome 31 unlocalized genomic scaffold, bCorHaw1.pri.cur SUPER_31b, whole genome shotgun sequence genome contains a region encoding:
- the RACK1 gene encoding receptor of activated protein C kinase 1 yields the protein MTEQMTLRGTLKGHNGWVTQIATTPQFPDMILSASRDKTIIMWKLTRDETNYGIPQRALRGHSHFVSDVVISSDGQFALSGSWDGTLRLWDLTTGTTTRRFVGHTKDVLSVAFSSDNRQIVSGSRDKTIKLWNTLGVCKYTVQDESHSEWVSCVRFSPNSSNPIIVSCGWDKLVKVWNLANCKLKTNHIGHTGYLNTVTVSPDGSLCASGGKDGQAMLWDLNEGKHLYTLDGGDVINALCFSPNRYWLCAATGPSIKIWDLEGKIIVDELKQEVISTSSKAEPPQCTSLAWSADGQTLFAGYTDNLVRVWQVTIGTR from the exons ATGACGGAGCAGATGACCCTGCGCGGGACCCTGAAGGGCCACAACGGCTGGGTGACCCAGATCGCCACCACCCCGCAGTTCCCCGACATGATCCTGTCCGCCTCGCGCG ACAAGACCATCATCATGTGGAAGCTGACCCGTGATGAGACCAACTACGGGATCCCGCAGCGGGCGCTGCGCGGCCACTCACACTTTGTCAGCGATGTGGTCATCTCCTCGGACGGGCAGTTCGCGCTCTCGGGCTCCTGGGATGGCACCCTGCGCCTCTGGGACCTCACCAC TGGGACGACCACGCGGCGCTTCGTGGGCCACACCAAGGACGTGCTGAGCGTTGCCTTCTCCTCAGACAACCGGCAGATCGTGTCCGGCTCCCGGGACAAGACCATCAAGCTCTGGAACACGCTGGGGGTCTGCAAGTACACAGTGCAG GACGAGAGCCACTCGGAGTGGGTGTCGTGCGTGCGCTTCTCCCCCAACAGCAGCAACCCCATCATCGTGTCCTGCGGCTGGGACAAGCTGGTCAAG GTGTGGAACCTGGCCAACTGCAAGCTGAAGACGAACCACATCGGGCACACGGGGTACCTGAACACGGTCACCGTGTCCCCTGATGGCTCCCTCTGCGCCTCTGGGGGCAAG gACGGGCAGGCCATGCTGTGGGACCTCAACGAGGGCAAGCACCTGTACACGCTGGACGGGGGGGACGTCATCAACGCCCTGTGCTTCAGCCCCAACCGCTACTGGCTCTGCGCTGCCACCGGGCCCAGCATCAAGATCTGG GACCTGGAAGGGAAGATCATCGTGGACGAGCTAAAGCAGGAGGTGATCAGcaccagcagcaaagcagagccGCCCCAGTGCACGTCCCTGGCCTGGTCGGCCGACGGGCAG ACCCTGTTCGCTGGCTACACCGACAACCTGGTGCGGGTGTGGCAGGTGACCATCGGCACCCGCTGA
- the LOC125320627 gene encoding uncharacterized protein LOC125320627, which translates to MDAPSARDALPGEASCPICLEYFRDPVSIHCGHHFCRSCIERCWEWPTAGFACPRCRDTAPERSLRPSRELARVLEIARRLSRGEALGTGEEKEEGCQKHREPLEVFCKEDGALLCAICRESRAHRSHTVLPVPEVVREYQGQIQAQLQTLKDDRDKIQEFREAEMRRNWEYLEKTEVERQRILSQFQGLHLSLEEHSRHLLARLGDLERDIGKVQEENVTSLTKEISRLDARIQELEEKCRQPARTFLQDINGTLSRLVKENLQLPLSPLPELEKKIHHFREENTLLEETLRSFQDILMFELPEKMTVTLDPSTAHPQLLVAPDGSSVSWESAQDPPGDGPGTDAPADGPGPGTDPSVLGREGVTAGRRCWDVQVAPAGSWALGVARETPGSGGETPGSAEWELWSMGLCQGEFWALTSLERIPLFPIRAPRRVRVALDYERGQVAFFDADKRSLIFAFPAASFKGQSVHPWFLVWGEGSRITLCPSTLRHSRSLDLAPTTQSQGRTLSPAKDTREKMNRSPPSSASKNATVPPPQSRWMLTLRGSHLRATRAPDPALGAEAEPPLPPHGFPSHPHGPVAAVPDVHIPAVPPGHEALVAQHEGPVVEALWVVWEVAVSGSTPNALPVLRQDEVGMSRVRVQGSSWRGHSATGRSLGHPRAPDGHRSGEFPRHHSGHSRQPPQGQIRSENPNPTQSRGDMNRPATPRSSQRGLRVTSSSRAPIPILNQGRTLSPLKAARVYSRMGMSSPALKKATRRPSGPLLRADSRTTPSAQTPPCPTSTSQKCRPEAKPPRANTQGSKSKRSGWSGTSLGTSCPRTSFPSSESCRKWLGGCWNFPSISQMRVSSWDNSSETLARASSWARPMALSRSPSWTRRRRSCSSRNRRNSWNSHTIRCPSLLVLSCRERRKPLSTGCAGVTLYSWAASSAGTTRWSQWARERLHTRHSRARSSRQKSCSGSRCRLQRVPGTPGSSPRAMSATCPSSRLGRRPRSGATFRQRGQQNEPRELSQKRSMQPRQKLWPHGTDTGSWKSSRHTGHEASARSCSARLGSAMEEEEEEEDVLPPPWMSGGWELLPGRDGEERKGRCPHRKAEVPRRFPSVAEPLPGERGRGDPAGTGRDPAGTERLLRHRPRGLGGAPARAARVAARPAGPGAPRGRAGAAGGAREPRRRRRRRKSGSRRVSPPAMAAPAALGGPGSRPDPVETLQEEAICAICLDYFADPVSIGCGHNFCRGCISRLWARGGPEPPPGGSEGGSELEEDEDEDELEEDELDVEQEEEEDEAGVDEEEDDDMWEEEEEEEAELWEDPAEDEEEEEEEEATAWAGGAQGGLYFGDEDFDEDVMEEDVEEEEEAEEEEEDEEEQPPPPAPPRRPPVFTCPQCRKTFLQRSFRPNLQLANMVQIIRQLHPRPQRPAGPGPGPAAAPGGPPELCEKHQEPLKLFCEVDEAAICVVCREARGHKHHSVVPLDEVVQDCKNKLQSHLEPLRKQLDAVLKQKSSEEEKISVLREQMQVEMQELEADFEVLHRFLAGEQVLLLRQLQERHEALLARQRRNLGALEERSSALRRLIADAEAAGRQDGLQLLKDIKGTFIRCENIKFQEPEMVPVDVGKKFRNCFLQDVVMRKMEKVFSKVPQADVTLDPSTAHPRLSLSLDRRSVRLSERRQEPAGSARRSDGDLCVLGAPGFSAGRHYWEVEVGGRRGWAVGAARETTRHRHKGASGGSSPAPKREIWAVGTSGKKYQALTATEQTALAPGEQPRRFGVYLDYERGQLCFYNAESMSHIHTFHICCRERVFPFFRILAKGTRIKICT; encoded by the exons ATGGACGCGCCGAGCGCTCGGGACGCGCTCCCGGGGGAGGCCTCCTGCCCCATTTGCCTGGAATATTTCCGGGACCCCGTGTCCATCCACTGCGGCCACCACTTCTGCCGCTCGTGCATCGAGCGCTGCTGGGAATGGCCCACGGCGGGGTTCGCGTGCCCGCGCTGCCGGGACACGGCCCCGGAGCGGAGCCTCCGCCCGAGCCGGGAGCTGGCGCGGGTGCTGGAGATCGCTCGGCGGCTGAGCCGCGGGGAAGCCCTGGGaactggggaggagaaggaggaaggatgcCAGAAGCATCGGGAGCCCCTGGAGGTTTTCTGCAAGGAGGACGGGGCTCTACTGTGCGCGATCTGCCGCGAGTCCCGCGCGCACCGCTCCCACACCGTGCTCCCGGTGCCGGAGGTTGTCCGGGAATACCAG GGACAAATCCAGGCTCAGCTGCAAACCCTGAAGGACGACAGAGACAAAATCCAGGAGTTCCGGGAGGCTGAAATGAGGAGGAACTGGGAGTATTTG GAGAAGACCGAAGTCGAGCGGCAGCGGATTCTCTCCCAGTTCCAGGGGCTGCACCTCTCCCTGGAGGAGCATTCCCGTCACCTCCTGGCTCGGCTGGGGGACCTGGAGAGGGACATCGGGAAGGTGCAGGAGGAAAACGTGACGAGCCTGACGAAGGAGATCTCCCGGCTGGATGCCCGcatccaggagctggaggagaagtgCCGGCAACCAGCCAGGACCTTCCTGCAG GACATCAATGGCACCTTGAGCAG GCTTGTAAAGGAAAACCTCCAGCTGCCCCTGTCGCCTcttccagagctggaaaagaaaattcatcaCTTCAGGGAGGAAAATACTCTCCTGGAGGAGACTCTGAGGAGCTTCCAAG ACATCCTGATGTTTGAGCTGCCAGAGAAAA TGACGGTGACGCTGGACCCCAGCACGGCTCACCCCCAGCTCCTCGTGGCGCCCGACGGGAGCAGCGTCAGCTGGGAAAGCGCCCAGGACCCTCCCGGGGACGGACCCGGCACCGACGCTCCCGCGGACGGACCCGGACCCGGCACCGACCCCTCCGTGCTGGGCCGCGAGGGCGTCACGGCCGGGAGGCGCTGCTGGGACGTGCAGGTGGCACCCGCGGGGTCCTGGGCCCTGGGAGTGGCCAGGGAGACCCCCGGGAGCGGGGGAGAGACCCCCGGGAGCGCCGAGTGGGAGCTCTGGTCCATGGGGCTCTGCCAGGGCGAGTTCTGGGCTCTCACCTCCCTGGAGCGCATCCCGCTGTTCCCGATCCGCGCGCCCAGGAGGGTGCGGGTGGCCCTGGACTACGAGAGGGGCCAGGTGGCTTTTTTTGATGCTGATAAGAGGAGTCTGATCTTCGCCTTCCCGGCGGCCTCCTTCAAGGGGCAGAGCGTCCACCCTTGGTTCCTGGTGTGGGGCGAGGGCTCCCGGATCACCTTGTGCCCCT CGACGCTGA GACACAGCCGGAGCCTGGACCTGGCCCCCACCACCCAGAGCCAGGGCCGGACCCTCTCCCCGGCGAAGGACACGCGGGAAAAGATGAACAGGAGCCCCCCGTCCTCGGCGTCAAAAAACGCCACAGTCCCCCCGCCGCAGTCCAGGTGGATGCTGACCCTGCGGGGCAGCCACCTCAGGGCCACCAGG GCCCCAGATCCCGCCCTGGGGGCCGAGGCTGAGCCGCCCCTTCCTCCGCACGGATTCCCGAGCCACCCCCACGGCCCAGTCGCCGCCGTCCCCGACGTCCACATCCCAGCAGTGCCGCCCGGCCACGAAGCCCTGGTGGCCCAGCACGAAGGGCCAGTAGTCGAAGCGCTCTGGGTTGTCTGGGAGGTCGCAGTGTCCGGCTCCACGCCAAACGCTCTTCCCGTCCTCAGACAGGACGAGGTCGGGATGAGCCGTGTCAGGGTCCAGG GCTCCTCCTGGCGCGGCCACTCCGCCACGGGCCGCTCCCtgggccatcccagagctcccGACGGACACAGGAGCGGCGAATTCCCGCGGCATCACTCGGGACACAGCCGACAGCCGCCTCAGGGACAGATCCGCAGCGAGAACCCGAACCCCACCCAGTCCAGAGGGGACATGAACCGCCCGGCCACCCCCCGGTCCTCGCAGCGGGGGCTCCGAGTCACCTCCAGCAGCCGCGCCCCCATCCCCATCTTGAACCAGGGCAGGACCCTCTCCCCGTTGAAGGCGGCCCGGGTGTATTCCAGGATGGGAATGTCGTCGCCGGCGCTGAAAAAAGCCACCCGACGCCCCTC GGGGCCCCTCCTGCGCGCGGACTCCCGGACCACGCCCAGCGCCCAGACCCCGCCCTGCCCCACCTCCACCTCCCAAAAATGCCGCCCCGAGGCGAAGCCCCCCCGCGCCAACACGCAGGGCTCGAAGTCGAAGCGCTCGGGGTGGTCCGGAACGTCCCTCGGCACCAGCTGCCCCCGCACTTCTTTTCCGTCCTCGGAGAGCTGCAG GAAGTGGCTCGGGGGCTGCTGGAATTTCCCCTCCATCTCCCAGATGAGGGTGTCCAGCTGGGATAACTCCTCCGAAACCTTGGCCAGAGCCTCGTCCTGGGCTCGGCCGATGGCCCTGTCCAGGTCCCCGAGCTGGACCAGGAGGAGacgctcctgctcctccaggaaCCGCCGCAATTCCTGGAATTCCCACACCATCCGCTGCCCCTCGCTCCTGGTTTTGTCCTGCCGGGAGCGGCG aaagCCGCTCTCCACGGGCTGTGCGGGTGTTACCTTGTACTCCTGGGCGGCTTCCTCGGCGGGCACGACGCGGTGGAGCCAATGGGCGCGGGAGCGGCTGCACACGAGGCACAGCAGGGCCCGCTCCTCCCGGCAGAAGAGCTGCAGCGGCTCCCGGTGCCGCCTGCAGAGggtccccgggacccccgggagcAGCCCCCGGGCAATGTCAGCGACGTGTCCCAGCTCCCGGCTGGGCCGCAGGCCCCGCTCCGGGGCCACGTTCCGGCAGCGCGGGCAGCAGAACGAGCCCCGGGAGCTCTCCCAGAAGCGCTCGATGCAGCCCCGGCAGAAGTTGTGGCCGCACGGGACGGACACAGGGTCCTGGAAGAGCTCGAGGCACACGGGACACGAGGCCTCGGCGCGGAGCTGCTCGGCCAGGCTGGGCTCCgccatggaggaggaggaggaggaggaggatgtgcTTCCTCCGCCTTGGATGTCGGGTGGTTGGGAGTTGCTGcctgggagggatggagaggagcGG AAGGGGCGGTGCCCGCACCGGAAGGCGGAAGTGCCGCGGCGCTTCCCGTCTGTGGCGGAGCCGCTGCCGGGCGAGCGCGGCCGGGGGGACCCGGCGGGCACcgggcgggacccggcgggcaCCGAGCGGCTCCTCCGGCACCGGCCGCGAGGGCTCGGGGGAGCAccggcgcgggcggcgcgggtAGCGGCGAGGCCCG CTGGGCCGGGGGCaccgcggggccgggcaggagcCGCGGGGGGGGCGCGGGAGCCccggaggaggaggcggaggaggaagAGCGGCAGCAGGAGGGTCTCGCCCCCCGCCATGGCGGCCCCCGCGGCGCTGGGCGGCCCCGGCTCCCGGCCGGACCCGGTGGAAACGCTGCAGGAGGAGGCGATTTGCGCCATTTGCCTCGACTACTTCGCCGACCCGGTGTCCATCGGCTGCGGCCACAACTTCTGCCGCGGCTGCATCTCCCGGCTCTGGGCCCGCGGcggccccgagccccccccGGGCGGCTCTGAGGGCGGCTCCGAGctggaggaggacgaggacgaggacgagcTGGAGGAAGACGAGCTGGatgtggagcaggaggaggaggaggatgaggccGGTGTGGACGAGGAGGAAGATGACGAcatgtgggaggaggaggaggaggaggaagccgAGCTCTGGGAAGACCCCgcggaggacgaggaggaggaggaagaggaagaagccaCCGCGTGGGCAGGGGGCGCGCAGGGGGGTCTTTACTTCGGGGACGAGGACTTTGATGAGGACGTGATGGAGGAGGacgtggaggaggaggaggaagcggaggaagaggaggaggacgaggaggagcagccgccgccccccgcgcccccccggcGCCCCCCGGTTTTCACGTGCCCCCAGTGCCGCAAGACGTTCCTGCAGCGCAGCTTCCGCCCCAACCTGCAGCTCGCCAACATGGTCCAGATCATCCGGCAGCTGCACCCGCGGCCCCAGCGCCCCGCGGGGCctgggcccggcccggcggcaGCGCCCGGGGGCCCCCCCGAGCTGTGCGAGAAGCACCAAGAGCCGCTGAAGCTTTTCTGCGAGGTGGACGAGGCGGCGATCTGCGTGGTGTGCCGGGAGGCCCGCGGGCACAAACACCACAGCGTGGTGCCCCTGGACGAGGTGGTGCAGGACTGCAAG aaCAAGCTCCAGAGCCACCTGGAGCCGCTCCGGAAGCAGCTGGATGCGGTGCTGAAGCAGAAATCCAGCGAGGAGGAGAAAATCTCAGTGCTGAGG GAGCAGATGCAGGTGGagatgcaggagctggaggcGGATTTTGAGGTGCTGCACCGGTTCCTGGCGGgggagcaggtgctgctgctgcggcagcTGCAGGAGCGCCATGAGGCGCTGCTGGCGCGGCAGCGCCGGAACCTGGGAGCGCTGGAGGAGCGGAGCTCGGCCCTGCGCCGCCTCATCGCCGACGCCGAGGCCGCCGGCAGGCAGGacgggctgcagctgctcaag GACATCAAAGGCACCTTCATCAG GTGTGAGAACATCAAATTCCAGGAACCCGAGATGGTGCCGGTGGATGTGGGGAAGAAGTTCCGGAATTGTTTCCTGCAGGATGTGGTGATGAGAAAGATGGAAAAGGTCTTCAGCAAAGTGCCCCaag CCGATGTGACCCTGGACCCCTCCACGGCCCACCCGCGGCTCAGCCTGTCCCTGGACCGGCGCAGCGTCCGATTGTCCGAGCGGCGCCAGGAGCCCGCgggcagcgcccggcgctcGGACGGCGACCTGTGCGTGCTGGGAGCGCCCGGCTTCAGCGCCGGCCGCCACTACTGGGAGGTGGAGGTGGGCGGCCGGCGCGGCTGGGCCGTGGGGGCTGCCCGCGAGACCACCCGGCACCGGCACAAGGGCGCGTCCGGCGGCTCCTCCCCGGCGCCCAAGCGGGAGATCTGGGCCGTGGGCACCAGCGGCAAGAAGTACCAGGCACTGACGGCCACAGAGCAGACGGCGCTGGCGCCCGGGGAGCAGCCGCGGCGCTTCGGGGTCTACCTGGACTACGAGCGGGGCCAGCTGTGCTTCTACAACGCCGAGAGCATGAGCCACATCCACACCTTCCACATCTGCTGCCGCGAGCGCGTCTTCCCCTTCTTCCGCATCCTGGCCAAGGGCACCCGCATCAAGATCTGCACCTGA